One part of the Anopheles coustani chromosome 2, idAnoCousDA_361_x.2, whole genome shotgun sequence genome encodes these proteins:
- the LOC131264348 gene encoding 17-beta-hydroxysteroid dehydrogenase 13-like — MNSWTVSDKPAPTSPSPEEELAQPRTQTKLVIALEPLLAVLLIVVDLVKVVALGLPRLASEIYSIFVPHAKKDVRGQLVLITGGGNGLGRAIAHRLAARGARLVLVDIDLAAAERVCEELKEQHGVSAWAYRVDVSRYEDCRQLAEHIERDGCGPVDILVNNAGLILFGFINECSVERAATVVDVNVKSHIWMTKVFLDGMIERKRGHIVGVSSMSGMYAFPWGGIYSATKFAVCGLMASLSEQLRIQGHSKYVKTTCVNPYYVATRKDVVEFLQKPRFSPLTVDQAGREIVAGILRDDVVVTVPRLFGVFTRFMLLFPVSVQELVRDYLIREYELNNNLHT; from the exons ATGAACTCGTGGACCGTCAGCGATAAGCCTGCGCCAACTTCTCCAAGTCCTGAGGAGGAGCTAGCCCAACCGCGGACCCAAACGAAGCTCGTGATCGCCCTCGAACCTCTGCTGGCGGTGCTACTGATCGTGGTGGACCTGGTGAAGGTTGTGGCACTTGGCTTGCCCCGGTTGGCCAGTGAAATCTACTCCATTTTCGTGCCACACGCCAAGAAGGACGTCCGCGGCCAGCTGGTGTTGATCACCGGTGGCGGGAATGGGCTAGGGCGGGCCATCGCGCACCGGCTTGCGGCTCGTGGTGCCCGGTTGGTGCTGGTTGACATCGATCTGGCCGCGGCCGAGCGGGTCTGCGAGGAGCTGAAGGAGCAGCACGGTGTGTCCGCCTGGGCCTACCGGGTCGACGTGTCCCGGTACGAGGACTGTCGGCAGCTGGCGGAGCACATCGAGCGGGACGGGTGCGGCCCGGTGGACATCCTCGTCAACAACGCCGGCCTGATCCTGTTCGGGTTCATCAACGAGTGCTCGGTGGAACGTGCGGCAACCGTGGTGGACGTGAACGTGAAATCGCACATCTGG ATGACGAAAGTGTTCCTGGACGGTATGATCGAGCGGAAGCGCGGACACATCGTTGGCGTGTCGTCCATGTCCGGCATGTACGCCTTTCCTTGGGGAGGCATCTACTCCGCCACAAAGTTTGCCGTGTGCGGCTTAATGGCTTCTCTGTCGGAGCAGCTTCGCATCCAGGGCCACTCCAAGTACGTGAAGACCACCTGCGTGAATCCTTACTATGTGGCCACCCGGAAGGATGTGGTCGAATTCCTGCAGAAACCACG CTTCTCTCCACTGACGGTTGACCAGGCGGGACGGGAAATCGTTGCTGGAATACTCAGGGACGACGTTGTCGTTACCGTTCCGAGATTGTTTGGAGTTTTCACCCGTTTTATGCT ACTTTTCCCAGTGTCAGTTCAGGAGCTCGTTCGGGATTATCTTATACGAGAATATGAGCTGAATAATAACTTGCACACGTGA
- the LOC131264349 gene encoding angiotensin-converting enzyme-like yields the protein MLERILFSCIFVGVLVSGQISDLRYTETNNDSIGEAIQFLREFDREAAEMCNRVANAEWRFSTNATEFNKRRMREQQNLASKFECISWRRAVAFDSTRIVDTSIRRQLGRIVQQGRCGLGEEGYGELQRVLANLKEKYNDARVCPFHGGEPSYAGTFSSPGAVAAAYKSSNYVTGYTDYCDLKISPDLTRIIETSRSEAELRYYWVAWREKTGPPMRNTFMRYLHLANQAAERHGFRDAGEQMRSVYEDSDFFFTVDDLWIQLQPLYRQLFTFVRRGLVRQYGEYIIRPDGPLPAHLLGNMWAQNWRHIYGLVKPGPVETPDVTGEMVRQGYTPVKMFQTAEEFFTSIGLPPMAPEFWRNSMLQTPADGGGGGQCGASAWDFCNKIDFRIKQCTQVTLDDFVNAHHEMTHIQYYMQYASLPYLYREGPNPAFHEALANAVALSVGGPAHLQKIGLLNSPVSVANGNTAINIEYLLNMALDKLPFMAFSLAVEKWRWYIFDKGPVGMNARWWEFRLRYQGLIPPAVRGYEHFDAGAKYHVISDQDYIKYFVATVLQFQIYSELCQAALHSGPLHTCDFYRSREAGRILSDVMQQGASLSPQQLIKLMTRGRTSRMSVDALLEFFRPLEAWLELQNRDEQLVGWRSTMEDVALYQPLVGRNGAQTTTVIVPGYLLLGVIVSMLVNSYF from the exons ATGCTAGAACGCATTTTGTTCAGCTGCATCTTTGTGGGAGTGCTAGTGAGTGGCCAGATCAGTGATCTTCGGTACACCGAG ACGAATAATGATAGCATCGGTGAGGCAATTCAGTTCCTCCGCGAATTCGACCGTGAGGCGGCGGAAATGTGTAACCGAGTGGCGAACGCGGAGTGGCGCTTTTCAACCAACGCGACCGAATTCAACAAACGGCGTATGCGCGAGCAGCAAAACCTGGCGTCCAAGTTCGAGTGCATCAGCTGGCGAAGGGCGGTCGCGTTCGACTCGACCCGCATCGTGGACACCAGCATCCGGCGCCAGCTGGGACGTATCGTGCAGCAGGGCCGATGTGGTCTGGGCGAGGAGGGCTATGGTGAGCTGCAGCGTGTCCTGGCCAATTTGAAGGAAAAGTACAACGATGCGCGGGTGTGTCCGTTTCACGGTGGTGAGCCATCGTATGCCGGTACGTTCTCTTCACCGGGGGCGGTGGCGGCAGCTTATAAGAGTTCGAATTATGTGACAGGCTACACCGACTACTGTGACCTCAAGATAAGCCCGGATCTGACGCGCATAATAGAGACGAGCCGATCAGAGGCCGAGTTGCGCTACTATTGGGTGGCGTGGCGCGAGAAGACGGGTCCTCCGATGCGTAACACGTTCATGCGGTATCTACACCTGGCCAACCAGGCCGCCGAACGGCACGGCTTCCGGGACGCCGGGGAGCAGATGCGCTCGGTGTACGAGGATAGCGACTTCTTCTTCACCGTCGACGACCTCTGGATTCAGCTGCAGCCACTGTACAGGCAGTTATTCACGTTCGTACGTAGGGGTCTTGTGCGCCAGTACGGGGAGTACATCATCCGTCCGGACGGTCCGCTGCCAGCCCATTTGCTGGGCAACATGTGGGCCCAGAACTGGCGGCACATCTATGGACTGGTGAAACCCGGACCCGTCGAGACCCCGGACGTGACGGGAGAGATGGTCCGGCAGGGTTACACTCCAGTGAAAATGTTCCAGACGGCCGAGGAATTTTTCACCTCGATCGGATTGCCACCGATGGCGCCCGAGTTCTGGCGCAACTCAATGCTGCAGACCCCTGCCGATGGTGGGGGCGGCGGCCAATGTGGAGCATCCGCCTGGGACTTCTGCAACAAGATTGACTTCCGCATCAAACAGTGTACGCAGGTCACATTGGACGACTTCGTCAACGCGCACCACGAGATGACGCATATCCAGTACTACATGCAGTACGCTAGCCTGCCGTACCTCTACCGCGAGGGTCCGAATCCTGCGTTCCACGAAGCGCTAGCCAATGCGGTAGCACTGAGTGTCGGCGGACCAGCGCACTTACAGAAGATCGGCCTTCTGAACAGCCCGGTTTCGGTAGCGAACGGCAACACCGCCATCAACATTGAATATCTGCTGAACATGGCCCTAGATAAGCTTCCGTTTATGGCCTTCAGCTTGGCTGTGGAGAAG TGGCGCTGGTATATCTTCGATAAAGGACCCGTCGGGATGAACGCACGCTGGTGGGAGTTTCGACTCCGCTATCAAGGACTTATACCACCGGCCGTTCGAGGATACGAACATTTTGATGCCGGTGCCAAGTACCATGTTATTTCCGATCAGGACTACATCAAGTATTTCGTCGCCACCGTGCTCCAGTTCCAGATCTACTCCGAACTGTGCCAGGCAGCGTTACACAGTGGGCCACTGCATACCTGTGACTTTTACCGGTCGCGTGAAGCTGGACGGATTTTGAG CGATGTTATGCAACAGGGAGCATCGCTATCGCCTCAGCAGCTCATCAAGCTAATGACCCGCGGAAGAACATCGCGAATGTCGGTGGATGCACTTTTGGAGTTTTTCCGACCGCTCGAAGCCtggttggaattgcaaaaTCGAGATGAACAG CTCGTTGGATGGCGGTCTACGATGGAGGATGTGGCGCTTTACCAGCCTTTGGTGGGAAGAAATGGCGCACAAACTACCACCGTGATTGTACccggatatttgctactaggAGTGATCGTGTCGATGTTAGTCAACAGCtacttttga
- the LOC131262744 gene encoding endoplasmic reticulum junction formation protein lunapark-B, whose translation MGIIISRFRKEKTTLQLLEALEEKIKDIEAYTISTQERRKRFVARFLVTSIGLYVVASLIFYFAFFPSTWNERIVYSVPLLLCPIIIFVLKRLLAWHYERKVLRNSNKLKDLRTEKKKILEKVMEKETYKVAVEILDKFGDKSHRLQTQAINASLTPLRAPINSPKPISTGMPRMPVPSIPQSRLSPPSVAVRAPTPVTPQMRPNRPMPVTPQTAPGLIMRHQQQHQMMHSGGQTAYRRTPFPIINHNQKGVWEKMVDYLVGDGPVNRFAMICSECFMHNGMALKEEYEYTAFRCAFCGTFNAAKKQRPVAPRLPFEQAQFDRLSQKPESSTASEVEGDDGERSSASSESGEPRSPGVGEEGPVESELEVPQDEARMQLDNPMGESGEGGSETVENSTPNDESVERTDTKTPTDTAVSEVPSRPETVGSKKID comes from the exons ATGGGGATTATTATTTCAAGATTTCGG AAAGAGAAAACCACCTTACAGCTGTTGGAGGCactggaggaaaaaataaaagacatCGAAGCGTACACAATTAGTACCCAGGAACGGCGGAAACGTTTCGTGGCACGTTTTTTGGTCACTTCAATCGGACTGTACGTGGTAGCGTCGTTAATTTTCTACTTCGCTTTCTTCCCTTCGACATGGAACGAGCGGATTGTATATTCCGTTCCGTTGCTACTATGCCCAATAAT TATTTTCGTTCTAAAACGCTTACTAGCGTGGCACTATGAGCGGAAAGTGCTCCGGAACTCGAACAAACTAAAAGACCTGCGcacggaaaagaagaaaatcctCGAAAAGGTGATGGAAAAGGAGACCTACAAGGTGGCGGTAGAAATATTGGACAAATTCGGTGACAAATCGCATCGGCTGCAAACGCAAGCAATCAATGCCTCCCTGACGCCCTTGCGGGCTCCCATCAATTCACCAAAACCGATTTCCACCGGGATGCCTCGAATGCCGGTACCGAGCATACCCCAGAGTCGGCTTTCTCCTCCCTCGGTGGCGGTTCGTGCACCGACTCCGGTCACCCCGCAAATGCGACCGAATCGCCCCATGCCTGTGACACCCCAAACAGCCCCTGGTTTAATCATGCgacatcagcaacagcaccagATGATGCACTCTGGTGGTCAAACGGCGTACAGAAGGACACCTTTTCCCATCATTAACCACAACCAGAAGGGTGTTTGGGAGAAAATGGTGGACTATTTGGTCGGAGATGGTCCCGTGAATCGATTTGCGATGATTTGCAGCGAATGTTTCATGCACAACG GCATGGCCCTGAAGGAGGAGTATGAGTATACTGCTTTCCGGTGTGCCTTCTGTGGCACATTTAATGCGGCGAAAAAGCAGCGTCCTGTGGCACCCCGACTGCCCTTCGAGCAGGCACAGTTTGACAGGCTTTCTCAGAAGCCTGAATCAAGCACGGCCTCGGAGGTGGAGGGAGATGATGGAGAACGTTCTTCTGCGTCGTCCGAGTCTGGCGAACCACGCAGTCCTGGTGTTGGGGAGGAAGGGCCAg TTGAATCTGAATTGGAGGTCCCACAGGATGAGGCACGAATGCAACTAGATAATCCTATGGGTGAATCGGGTGAAGGTGGGTctgaaacggtggaaaattcaACTCCAAACGACGAGTCGGTAGAAAGGACTGACACCAAAACGCCCACTGATACAGCCGTATCCGAAGTGCCAAGCCGGCCGGAAACTGTGGGATCGAAAAAAATTGACTGA
- the LOC131262811 gene encoding GATOR complex protein MIOS — MSQTVVELHWFPKYTDRFLTAASSEINLYQVKPDLVDNGEKSNINLDISKSTTATLIAFETRYQFVRTVAPSYYGGGDILFAAGLPNGKVALCNFVAENNVEFTPRISRACTCLAWSELEPNFLAMGHDRNRSDNCITIWDTERGVPNQSSIVSMVGLSETAHSVCWDKTFPQVLIAGMSHKYIKMMDIRQNPAITTVANTRTVNGVCVAPNGRYLASYVENIINLWDLRSLEKPISQIQMQKSISQLSWCPTRSSVLSTLQRDSPLINLIDLHWPGSEMDGGEPHSVKRFVSPFQTTANTLTTTRIPSMAYLSWHPYDLERMLALSSVGNICDYRIPQRVAVSWDNNNNLFGNNGTELRQFATPTRSSTPTDSLNQWNIDSSEEDIAETMQHRALKNYGLMADLQRNGELVEKNDGLLSVWRMLGHMVKEDCKLGLKSILGVSSALDGPPMSQSEPVNTKWNDFSMCSGLVVYRSEQRDFAQLLCGWTFERDKETSFTAFLDDLCAKREYTRAALLACFHFRVRLAIDILGKGADQASDPSSLLRVAAIALSGFSAERSELWRKQCGAARTQIDDPYLRCMFSFLAHEKEGFETVTNETQISLSDRMAFACNFLSDVKLAEYTKGMVANCIETGDLNGLLLTGASNDGINLLQSHLDRTEDVQTVALIAARFLSSELLSDYRVQYWIATYRDMLDVWGLWEQRAQLDITLGSIRSPPRSSRSVFLLCNFCGKNVSMALQDDARMRTNATSMHKLSSCPHCRKPLPRCALCLLHMGTTMGAISPSQVAQGQIGWQSKPFSKWFSWCQTCRHGGHTEHLTEWFNQNTECPVTSCNCKCFAKDLPMPQFPRDKDSVS; from the exons ATGTCGCAAACCGTAGTGGAATTGCACTGGTTTCCGAAGTACACGGACCGGTTTCTCACAGCGGCCAGCTCGGAAATCAATCTCTACCAGGTGAAACCGGATCTTGTCGACAATGGAGAAAAATCGA ACATCAATTTGGACATCTCGAAGAGCACCACTGCCACGTTAATCGCCTTCGAGACGCGCTATCAGTTCGTGCGTACGGTGGCACCATCGTACTACGGCGGAGGCGATATTCTATTCGCCGCAGGCCTGCCTAACGGGAAGGTTGCGTTATGTAACTTTGTTGCCGAAAATAATGTTGAGTTCA CACCCAGAATATCAAGAGCGTGCACGTGCCTGGCATGGAGTGAACTGGAACCAAATTTCTTGGCCATGGGACATGACCGGAACAGGTCGGATAACTGTATCACGATTTGGGACACGGAACGAGGAGTGCCAAACCAATCTT CAATCGTAAGCATGGTTGGCCTTTCGGAAACGGCCCATTCGGTGTGCTGGGACAAAACATTCCCGCAGGTCTTGATTGCAGGCATGAGTCACAAGTATATCAAAATGATGGACATCAGAC AAAATCCTGCCATCACAACGGTGGCAAACACCCGAACGGTGAATGGGGTCTGCGTTGCTCCAAATGGACGTTACCTGGCTAGTTATGTCGAGAACATCATTAATCTTTGGGACCTCCGTTCGTTGGAGAAACCGATCAGTCAGATACAGATGCAGAAAAGCATTAGTCAGCTTTCCTGGTGCCCGACGCGATCCTCCGTTTTGTCCACGTTGCAGCGCGACTCGCCACTGATCAACCTGATCGACCTTCACTGGCCCGGCTCGGAGATGGACGGTGGTGAGCCACATTCGGTGAAGCGGTTTGTTTCTCCATTTCAAACCACCGCCAACACGCTTACCACAACCCGCATACCGTCGATGGCTTACCTGTCGTGGCATCCGTATGACCTGGAGCGGATGCTTGCACTGTCGAGCGTCGGTAACATCTGTGACTATCGCATCCCCCAGCGGGTGGCCGTTTCGTgggacaacaacaacaacctgtTCGGTAACAATGGCACCGAGTTGCGACAGTTCGCCACACCGACTCGCTCCTCGACCCCGACCGACTCGCTGAATCAGTGGAACATCGACAGCAGTGAGGAGGACATCGCTGAAACGATGCAGCATCGAGCTCTGAAGAACTACGGGCTGATGGCGGACCTGCAGCGGAACGGTGAGCTGGTGGAGAAGAACGATGGGCTGCTGTCGGTCTGGCGAATGTTGGGTCACATGGTCAAGGAGGATTGTAAACTTGGATTAAAATCGATCCTTGGCGTTAGCAGCGCGCTCGATGGTCCTCCCATGTCTCAGTCGGAGCCGGTCAATACGAAATGGAACGATTTTAGCATGTGCAGCGGGCTTGTCGTGTACCGGAGCGAGCAGCGAGATTTTGCCCAGCTTCTCTGCGGGTGGACGTTCGAGCGGGACAAGGAGACTTCCTTCACGGCGTTTCTGGACGACCTGTGCGCCAAGCGTGAGTACACCCGAGCGGCGTTACTAGCCTGTTTCCACTTCCGCGTTCGTCTAGCGATTGATATTCTCGGTAAGGGTGCTGACCAAGCGTCCGATCCGAGCTCGCTGTTGCGAGTGGCAGCCATTGCACTGTCCGGATTTTCGGCCGAACGTTCGGAACTGTGGCGCAAGCAGTGTGGTGCGGCACGCACGCAGATTGACGATCCTTACTTGCGCTgtatgttttcgtttcttgcGCACGAGAAAGAAGGCTTCGAGACGGTTACTAATGAGACGCAAATTTCGCTCAGCGATCGAATGGCATTCGCGTGCAATTTCCTCTCGGACGTGAAGCTGGCAGAATACACCAAAGGCATGGTGGCGAACTGCATCGAAACGGGTGACTTGAACGGTTTGCTGCTGACGGGCGCTTCCAACGATGGCATCAACCTGCTGCAGAGTCACCTCGATCGGACGGAGGACGTGCAGACGGTGGCACTGATCGCCGCCCGGTTCCTATCCTCGGAGCTTCTCTCCGACTACCGCGTACAGTACTGGATTGCCACCTACCGGGATATGCTGGACGTGTGGGGCTTGTGGGAGCAGCGCGCTCAGCTCGACATCACTCTGGGTAGCATCCGGTCTCCACCACGTAGCTCCCGGTCCGTGTTTCTGCTGTGCAACTTTTGTGGCAAAAATGTGTCGATGGCGCTACAAGACGATGCACGGATGCGCACCAACGCGACCAGTATGCATAAACTGTCCTCCTGTCCCCACTGTCGCAAACCGCTTCCACGGTGCGCACTCTGTCTGCTGCACATGGGCACCACGATGGGCGCCATCTCGCCGAGCCAGGTCGCCCAGGGTCAGATCGGATGGCAATCGAAACCGTTTTCGAAGTGGTTCAGCTGGTGCCAGACCTGTCGGCACGGAGGCCACACCGAGCACCTAACCGAGTGGTTCAACCAGAACACCGAGTGTCCGGTGACGTCCTGCAACTGCAAGTGTTTCGCCAAAGATCTGCCGATGCCGCAGTTCCCACGCGATAAAGACAGTGTCTCCTGA